The Solanum lycopersicum chromosome 6, SLM_r2.1 genome has a window encoding:
- the TPI gene encoding floral homeotic protein PISTILLATA-like: protein MGRGKIEIKRIENTNNRQVTYSKRRNGIIKKAKEITVLCEAKVSLIIFASSGKMHEYCSPSTTISDMLDGYQKASGRRLWDAKHENLSNEIDRIKKENDSMQVKLRHLKGEDINQLTHKELIIMEEALQNGLSSISAKQSEILRMVRKNDQILEEENKQLQYALHQKEMGAIGGSGNMRGIHEEVYHQRERDYEYQMPFGLRVQPMQPNLHERM from the exons ATGGGGAGAGGTAAAATAGAGATAAAGAGAATAGAAAACACAAACAACAGGCAAGTAACTTattcaaaaagaagaaatggtATAATAAAGAAAGCTAAAGAAATTACTGTTCTTTGTGAAGCTAAGGTTTCACTTATAATCTTTGCTAGTTCTGGAAAGATGCATGAATATTGTAGCCCTTCTACTAC gaTAAGTGATATGTTGGATGGTTATCAAAAAGCTTCTGGGAGGAGACTATGGGATGCTAAGCATGag AATTTGAGTAATGAAATtgatagaatcaagaaagagaaTGACAGTATGCAGGTTAAGCTCAG GCACCTCAAAGGAGAAGATATCAATCAACTTACCCATAAAGAGCTTATAATTATGGAAGAAGCCTTACAAAATGGACTTTCTAGTATCAGTGCCAAGCAg TCTGAAATCTTGAGGATGGTCAGGAAAAAT GATCAAATTCTGGAGGAGGAAAATAAGCAACTTCAATATGCTTTG CACCAAAAGGAGATGGGAGCCATTGGTGGAAGTGGAAATATGAGAGGAATTCATGAAGAAGTGTATCATCAAAGAGAAAGGGATTATGAGTACCAAATGCCATTTGGCCTACGAGTTCAGCCAATGCAGCCAAATCTACATGAAAGaatgtaa